The following proteins are encoded in a genomic region of Pyxicephalus adspersus chromosome 9, UCB_Pads_2.0, whole genome shotgun sequence:
- the RASSF7 gene encoding ras association domain-containing protein 7 isoform X1, giving the protein MELKVWVDGVQRVVCGVTEKTSCQDVVIALAQAIGQTGRYVLIQTLRDKERQLLPHERPLEFLSKSGQYANDVHFILKRTGPSLAERPSSDNGPPPPPERTFARSSLPINPRANNPEVTRSKEPKKSLTFNLGPMSSNDLLLKHRQKYQNGTVAKDNSHKQPSKDEVFKLVLQQQEQLKALEMQNTSIGKDLQTWERGRVGGRYQEEEEDEVAFLEKLIRRNDVELGEEMFWLDELDRERADEQKRQEKMKNLRATMEDYTLKIKELSERTEALEREIQKETSKRLSGEPSQAEIEEMVNKMRKELEAKIDQTQQMETNLTNVGRACDEAKRMLEVKTQELEELNKDLRQCNLQQFIQQTGSTVTNGHPRPNEEFLNEQGNLQWEEQHRSNGSTDSLPRHATNHLMGHPRNLQNSLLSGRNPEVLPPQDTSWT; this is encoded by the exons ATGGAGTTGAAAGTCTGGGTGGATGGAGTACAGAGAGTCGTATGTGGGGTTACAGAGAAAACATCCTGTCAGGACGTAGTCATTGCGCTGGCCCAGGCCATAG GTCAGACCGGACGCTATGTTCTCATTCAGACACTACGGGACAAAGAGAGACAGCTTTTGCCCCATGAGAGACCTTTGGAATTCTTGTCCAAAAGTGGACAATACGCCAATGATGTCCATTTCATACTGAAACGCACAGGGCCCAGCTTAGCTGAACGTCCATCTTCAGACAAtgggcctcctcctcctccagagaGAACTTTTGCAAGGTCCAGCCTGCCTATCAATCCAAGGGCAAACAATCCAGAAGTCACAAGGTCAAAAGAACCTAAAAAATCTTTGACTTTCAATTTAGGACCTATGAGTTCAAATGACCTTTTGCTAAAACACAGACAGAAGTACCAAAACGGTACAGTTGCAAAAGACAATTCTCATAAGCAACCCAGCAAGGATGAAGTGTTTAAGCTGGTGTTACAACAACAGGAACAGTTGAAGGCTTTGGAGATGCAGAACACCTCTATAGGCAAGGACCTTCAGACATGGGAACGAGGCAGGGTTGGTGGGCGttaccaggaggaggaggaggatgaagtgGCTTTCTTGGAGAAACTTATTCGCCGAAATGATGTAGAACTTGGGGAGGAAATGTTTTGGTTGGATGAACTGGATAGAGAAAGAGCTGATGAGCAAAAAAGACAGGAGAAAATGAAGAACTTGAGAGCAACAATGGAAGATTACACCTTGAAAATCAAAGAACTGAGTGAAAGGACTGAGGCATTAGAGAGGGAAATCCAGAAAGAGACCTCAAAGAGACTTTCTGGAGAACCCAGTCAAGCTGAAATTGaggaaatggtaaataaaatgagaaaagagCTAGAGGCAAAGATTGATCAAACCCAACAAATGGAGACTAATTTGACCAATGTGGGAAGGGCTTGCGATGAAGCCAAAAGAATGCTTGAG GTCAAAACTCAGGAACTTGAAGAGCTCAATAAGGACCTCAGACAGTGTAACCTTCAGCAATTTATTCAGCAGACGGGCTCCACTGTCACCAATGGGCATCCACGACCTAATGAAGAATTCCTGAATGAACAAGGCAACTTACAATGGGAAGAACAACATAGGAGTAACG GGTCCACTGATTCTCTGCCACGACATGCCACCAATCATCTGATGGGCCATCCTCGGAATTTACAGAACTCACTGCTCTCTGGTCGGAATCCTGAGG TTCTGCCTCCTCAAGACACGTCCTGGACATAA
- the RASSF7 gene encoding ras association domain-containing protein 7 isoform X2: MELKVWVDGVQRVVCGVTEKTSCQDVVIALAQAIGQTGRYVLIQTLRDKERQLLPHERPLEFLSKSGQYANDVHFILKRTGPSLAERPSSDNGPPPPPERTFARSSLPINPRANNPEVTRSKEPKKSLTFNLGPMSSNDLLLKHRQKYQNGTVAKDNSHKQPSKDEVFKLVLQQQEQLKALEMQNTSIGKDLQTWERGRVGGRYQEEEEDEVAFLEKLIRRNDVELGEEMFWLDELDRERADEQKRQEKMKNLRATMEDYTLKIKELSERTEALEREIQKETSKRLSGEPSQAEIEEMVNKMRKELEAKIDQTQQMETNLTNVGRACDEAKRMLEVKTQELEELNKDLRQCNLQQFIQQTGSTVTNGHPRPNEEFLNEQGNLQWEEQHRSNGSTDSLPRHATNHLMGHPRNLQNSLLSGRNPEGVYV; encoded by the exons ATGGAGTTGAAAGTCTGGGTGGATGGAGTACAGAGAGTCGTATGTGGGGTTACAGAGAAAACATCCTGTCAGGACGTAGTCATTGCGCTGGCCCAGGCCATAG GTCAGACCGGACGCTATGTTCTCATTCAGACACTACGGGACAAAGAGAGACAGCTTTTGCCCCATGAGAGACCTTTGGAATTCTTGTCCAAAAGTGGACAATACGCCAATGATGTCCATTTCATACTGAAACGCACAGGGCCCAGCTTAGCTGAACGTCCATCTTCAGACAAtgggcctcctcctcctccagagaGAACTTTTGCAAGGTCCAGCCTGCCTATCAATCCAAGGGCAAACAATCCAGAAGTCACAAGGTCAAAAGAACCTAAAAAATCTTTGACTTTCAATTTAGGACCTATGAGTTCAAATGACCTTTTGCTAAAACACAGACAGAAGTACCAAAACGGTACAGTTGCAAAAGACAATTCTCATAAGCAACCCAGCAAGGATGAAGTGTTTAAGCTGGTGTTACAACAACAGGAACAGTTGAAGGCTTTGGAGATGCAGAACACCTCTATAGGCAAGGACCTTCAGACATGGGAACGAGGCAGGGTTGGTGGGCGttaccaggaggaggaggaggatgaagtgGCTTTCTTGGAGAAACTTATTCGCCGAAATGATGTAGAACTTGGGGAGGAAATGTTTTGGTTGGATGAACTGGATAGAGAAAGAGCTGATGAGCAAAAAAGACAGGAGAAAATGAAGAACTTGAGAGCAACAATGGAAGATTACACCTTGAAAATCAAAGAACTGAGTGAAAGGACTGAGGCATTAGAGAGGGAAATCCAGAAAGAGACCTCAAAGAGACTTTCTGGAGAACCCAGTCAAGCTGAAATTGaggaaatggtaaataaaatgagaaaagagCTAGAGGCAAAGATTGATCAAACCCAACAAATGGAGACTAATTTGACCAATGTGGGAAGGGCTTGCGATGAAGCCAAAAGAATGCTTGAG GTCAAAACTCAGGAACTTGAAGAGCTCAATAAGGACCTCAGACAGTGTAACCTTCAGCAATTTATTCAGCAGACGGGCTCCACTGTCACCAATGGGCATCCACGACCTAATGAAGAATTCCTGAATGAACAAGGCAACTTACAATGGGAAGAACAACATAGGAGTAACG GGTCCACTGATTCTCTGCCACGACATGCCACCAATCATCTGATGGGCCATCCTCGGAATTTACAGAACTCACTGCTCTCTGGTCGGAATCCTGAGGGTGTGTATGTGTGA